A stretch of Henckelia pumila isolate YLH828 chromosome 4, ASM3356847v2, whole genome shotgun sequence DNA encodes these proteins:
- the LOC140867137 gene encoding uncharacterized protein isoform X1, translating to MDLRRRALLVLCLASVGWCWGGEEATKDKSGYWADWTLSKLSEGFGLNSESAKEAAQNLVEKAKGAASKSTDTMNSAAYETSRYASSKANDIAEETSEKLSDAKNYASEKASEALNKASDIASKAKQAGKDKASDAYDSFTHPTAGEAKNNKAFDTYSQASDTAGRAMDRASDVAKDKARDAYDLASDKTSVAYDAAASEKMGDTIQMVTEKASEAKETMSDAMSRGKDMAYEAYEDAKSKARDAYESAKDSTSERAKERYEAAKERVSQAAGDLREHMRKDSAEL from the exons ATGGACTTGAGAAGAAGGGCTTTGCTGGTGCTGTGCCTGGCGTCGGTGGGGTGGTGCTGGGGGGGTGAGGAGGCTACCAAAGACAAATCTGGTTATTGGGCCGATTGGACTTTGAGCAAGTTATCAga GGGATTTGGATTGAATTCAGAGAGTGCAAAAGAAGCAGCGCAAAACTTGGTGGAGAAGGCCAAGGGTGCCGCATCGAAATCTACGGATACTATGAATTCTGCTGCATATG AAACATCGAGGTATGCTTCGTCCAAGGCCAACGATATAGCCGAAGAAACGTCAGAGAAACTAAGTGATGCCAAGAATTACGCTTCTGAAAAGGCTAGCGAAGCCTTGAATAAAGCCTCTGATATCGCTTCCAAGGCGAAACAAGCCGGCAAGGATAAGGCGAGTGATGCCTACGATTCCTTCACCCATCCAACTGCAGGTGAAGccaaaaataataaagcatTCGACACCTATTCGCAAGCATCCGATACGGCTGGTCGAGCAATGGACCGTGCTTCGGATGTGGCCAAAGATAAGGCGCGAGACGCTTATGATCTTGCTTCGGATAAAACGTCTGTTGCTTACGATGCTGCTGCGTCGGAGAAGATGGGTGACACAATACAGATGGTCACAGAAAAGGCTAGTGAGGCCAAAGAAACGATGAGCGACGCGATGTCGCGTGGTAAAGATATGGCCTACGAGGCGTATGAGGATGCGAAGTCGAAGGCTCGCGACGCTTATGAGTCGGCCAAGGATTCGACTTCGGAACGAGCTAAGGAAAGATATGAAGCAGCTAAGGAGAGGGTTTCGCAAGCTGCGGGAGATCTTCGAGAACATATGAGGAAGGATTCGGCTGAGTTATGA
- the LOC140867137 gene encoding uncharacterized protein isoform X2, whose protein sequence is MDLRRRALLVLCLASVGWCWGGEEATKDKSGYWADWTLSKLSEGFGLNSESAKEAAQNLVEKAKETSRYASSKANDIAEETSEKLSDAKNYASEKASEALNKASDIASKAKQAGKDKASDAYDSFTHPTAGEAKNNKAFDTYSQASDTAGRAMDRASDVAKDKARDAYDLASDKTSVAYDAAASEKMGDTIQMVTEKASEAKETMSDAMSRGKDMAYEAYEDAKSKARDAYESAKDSTSERAKERYEAAKERVSQAAGDLREHMRKDSAEL, encoded by the exons ATGGACTTGAGAAGAAGGGCTTTGCTGGTGCTGTGCCTGGCGTCGGTGGGGTGGTGCTGGGGGGGTGAGGAGGCTACCAAAGACAAATCTGGTTATTGGGCCGATTGGACTTTGAGCAAGTTATCAga GGGATTTGGATTGAATTCAGAGAGTGCAAAAGAAGCAGCGCAAAACTTGGTGGAGAAGGCCAAGG AAACATCGAGGTATGCTTCGTCCAAGGCCAACGATATAGCCGAAGAAACGTCAGAGAAACTAAGTGATGCCAAGAATTACGCTTCTGAAAAGGCTAGCGAAGCCTTGAATAAAGCCTCTGATATCGCTTCCAAGGCGAAACAAGCCGGCAAGGATAAGGCGAGTGATGCCTACGATTCCTTCACCCATCCAACTGCAGGTGAAGccaaaaataataaagcatTCGACACCTATTCGCAAGCATCCGATACGGCTGGTCGAGCAATGGACCGTGCTTCGGATGTGGCCAAAGATAAGGCGCGAGACGCTTATGATCTTGCTTCGGATAAAACGTCTGTTGCTTACGATGCTGCTGCGTCGGAGAAGATGGGTGACACAATACAGATGGTCACAGAAAAGGCTAGTGAGGCCAAAGAAACGATGAGCGACGCGATGTCGCGTGGTAAAGATATGGCCTACGAGGCGTATGAGGATGCGAAGTCGAAGGCTCGCGACGCTTATGAGTCGGCCAAGGATTCGACTTCGGAACGAGCTAAGGAAAGATATGAAGCAGCTAAGGAGAGGGTTTCGCAAGCTGCGGGAGATCTTCGAGAACATATGAGGAAGGATTCGGCTGAGTTATGA